From Erwinia pyri, a single genomic window includes:
- the recF gene encoding DNA replication/repair protein RecF (All proteins in this family for which functions are known are DNA-binding proteins that assist the filamentation of RecA onto DNA for the initiation of recombination or recombinational repair.) produces MALTRLLIKDFRNIENADLALAPGFNFLVGANGSGKTSVLEAIYTLGHGRAFRSLQAGRVIRHDQDAFILHGRIEGAEREISVGLTKNRAGESKVRIDGSDGHKVAELAQMLPMQLITPEGFTLLNGGPKYRRAYIDWGCFHNEPGFFTAWSNLRRLLKQRNAALRQVSRYQQIRAWDQELAPLAEQISQWRAAYSEAIAADINATCAQFLPEFQLNFSFQRGWDKESDYSELLERQFERDRALTYTASGPHKADFRIRADGTPVEDLLSRGQLKLLMCALRLAQGEFLTRQNGRRCLYLIDDFASELDETRRQLLAARLKATHAQVFVSAIGAEHVFDMADEKGKMFHVEQGKIAVQPED; encoded by the coding sequence TGGTGGGCGCTAACGGCAGCGGTAAAACCAGCGTGCTGGAGGCGATCTACACCCTGGGCCACGGCCGGGCTTTTCGTAGCCTGCAGGCGGGACGGGTTATCCGGCACGATCAGGACGCTTTTATACTGCATGGCCGCATCGAAGGCGCTGAGCGGGAAATTTCCGTCGGCCTGACTAAAAACCGTGCCGGCGAGAGCAAGGTACGTATAGATGGCAGCGACGGGCATAAAGTTGCGGAGCTGGCGCAGATGCTGCCGATGCAGCTGATAACCCCGGAAGGCTTTACCCTGCTGAACGGCGGGCCAAAATATCGCCGTGCTTACATTGACTGGGGCTGCTTTCACAATGAACCCGGCTTTTTTACCGCCTGGAGCAATCTCCGGCGGCTGCTGAAACAGCGCAACGCGGCGCTACGGCAGGTTTCCCGCTATCAGCAAATTCGCGCCTGGGACCAGGAGCTGGCTCCGCTGGCCGAACAGATAAGCCAGTGGCGCGCCGCCTACAGTGAAGCGATTGCGGCGGATATCAACGCTACCTGCGCGCAATTTTTACCGGAATTTCAGCTGAACTTCTCTTTCCAGCGCGGCTGGGACAAAGAGAGCGATTACAGCGAGCTGCTCGAACGCCAGTTTGAACGCGATCGGGCGCTGACTTATACCGCCAGCGGCCCGCACAAAGCGGATTTTCGTATCCGTGCCGACGGGACGCCGGTGGAAGATTTACTCTCACGCGGCCAGTTAAAGCTGCTGATGTGCGCCCTGAGACTGGCGCAGGGTGAGTTTCTCACCCGACAGAACGGGCGACGCTGCCTGTATCTGATAGATGATTTTGCCTCTGAGTTGGATGAAACGCGTCGGCAGCTGTTAGCGGCGCGACTGAAAGCGACTCATGCCCAGGTTTTTGTCAGCGCAATTGGTGCCGAACACGTGTTCGACATGGCTGACGAAAAGGGCAAGATGTTCCACGTAGAACAGGGTAAAATAGCGGTTCAACCTGAAGATTAA